Proteins encoded within one genomic window of Bradyrhizobium sp. 186:
- a CDS encoding glycosyltransferase family 2 protein: protein MNEAIRPGPDSPQAPAAGSRSPELSVVVPTFNERDNVTVLYRRLEASLTGIAWEVVFVDDNSPDGTWDVVRALAQRDSRVRCIRRIGRRGLSGACIEGILASSAPYAAVIDADLQHDETQLPKMLSLLASGQGDLVVGSRYIEGYKSEGFNSQRAGASALATEVAKKMLRVEIADPMSGFFMVRRDRFEQLAPKLSVHGFKILLDLVASANGSLRAVEIPYTFGERQHGESKLDSMVALDFLGLVLAKFTNDAVSLRFLLFAMVGGIGLVVHLATLFIALELFKEPFAEAQACGAIVAMTSNFILNNFLTYRDQRLKGFALLRGLIAFYIVCSVGLLANVGVAFSVYDQEPIWWLAGAAGALMGVVWNYAMSGLFVWRKK, encoded by the coding sequence ATGAATGAAGCGATCAGACCGGGCCCCGACAGCCCGCAGGCCCCAGCGGCAGGTTCGCGGTCGCCAGAGCTGTCGGTCGTCGTCCCGACCTTCAACGAGCGCGACAATGTCACGGTGCTGTACCGGCGGCTGGAGGCGTCGCTTACCGGCATCGCGTGGGAGGTCGTGTTCGTCGACGACAATTCGCCCGACGGCACCTGGGACGTCGTGCGTGCGCTAGCCCAGCGCGACAGCCGCGTGCGTTGCATCCGCCGCATCGGCCGCCGCGGCCTGTCGGGCGCCTGTATCGAGGGCATATTGGCCTCGAGCGCGCCTTACGCGGCCGTGATCGACGCCGATCTCCAGCATGACGAGACGCAACTGCCGAAGATGCTGTCGTTGCTGGCGAGCGGGCAGGGCGATCTCGTCGTCGGCAGCCGCTACATCGAAGGCTACAAGAGCGAAGGCTTCAACAGCCAGCGCGCCGGTGCCAGCGCGCTTGCCACCGAAGTGGCAAAGAAGATGCTGCGGGTCGAGATCGCCGATCCCATGAGCGGCTTCTTCATGGTTCGTCGCGACCGTTTCGAACAATTGGCGCCAAAGCTTTCGGTGCACGGCTTCAAGATCCTGCTCGACCTCGTCGCGAGCGCGAACGGCAGCTTGCGCGCCGTCGAAATTCCGTACACGTTTGGCGAGCGCCAGCACGGCGAGAGCAAGCTCGATTCCATGGTCGCGCTGGATTTTCTCGGCCTGGTGCTGGCGAAGTTCACCAACGATGCTGTCTCGCTACGCTTCCTGCTGTTCGCGATGGTCGGCGGCATCGGCCTCGTGGTGCATCTCGCCACGCTATTCATCGCTCTCGAGCTGTTCAAGGAGCCGTTCGCGGAAGCGCAGGCCTGCGGCGCTATCGTCGCCATGACCAGCAATTTCATCCTCAACAACTTCCTCACCTATCGCGATCAGCGGCTGAAGGGCTTTGCGCTTCTGCGCGGCCTGATCGCCTTCTACATCGTGTGCAGCGTCGGCCTGCTTGCGAATGTCGGCGTCGCCTTCTCGGTCTATGACCAGGAGCCGATCTGGTGGCTTGCGGGGGCGGCCGGCGCGCTGATGGGCGTGGTGTGGAATTACGCGATGTCCGGACTGTTCGTCTGGCGCAAGAAATAG